A section of the Amycolatopsis sp. AA4 genome encodes:
- a CDS encoding nuclear transport factor 2 family protein codes for MTESRPPFPPFDLSAALQKVQAAEDAWNTRDPEKVSLAYTPDSVWRNRDTHVVGRAAIVEFLAAKWEREQDYALRKGLWGFRENRIAVRFQYESRDADGQWWRSYGNELWEFAENGLMSRREASINDRRIEEAERRIFGPRPESQRGVDFPVW; via the coding sequence ATGACCGAATCGCGGCCCCCGTTCCCTCCGTTCGACCTGTCTGCCGCGCTGCAGAAGGTTCAGGCGGCCGAGGACGCCTGGAATACCCGGGACCCGGAGAAGGTCTCGCTCGCGTACACGCCGGATTCCGTATGGCGCAACCGCGACACCCATGTGGTCGGCCGGGCGGCGATCGTCGAGTTCCTCGCCGCGAAGTGGGAGCGCGAGCAGGATTACGCGCTGCGCAAGGGACTGTGGGGGTTCCGCGAGAACCGCATCGCGGTCCGGTTCCAGTACGAGAGCCGCGACGCGGACGGGCAATGGTGGCGCAGCTACGGCAACGAGCTGTGGGAGTTCGCCGAGAACGGGCTGATGAGCCGGCGCGAGGCGTCGATCAACGACCGGCGGATCGAGGAGGCCGAGCGGCGGATCTTCGGGCCGCGGCCGGAATCGCAGCGCGGGGTCGATTTCCCGGTCTGGTGA
- a CDS encoding ABATE domain-containing protein has product MGMLPDEVVPVRLMATVWADTSGLHDDLRTREDLDAWLDDVGVERGSRQSSAAELALARRLRDAVRRLAAQVTADDRQSPTVDVDTALSDLNDLVTHLPVPQLTFADGKLRETSSRGASPVVTGLARVARESIALLGGPEATKLQACYAPGCVLYFMKTHPRREWCSVACGNRARAARHYEKIRSTR; this is encoded by the coding sequence ATGGGGATGCTGCCGGACGAGGTCGTGCCGGTCCGCCTGATGGCGACCGTGTGGGCCGACACGAGCGGGCTCCACGACGACCTCCGCACCCGCGAAGACCTCGACGCGTGGCTCGACGACGTCGGCGTCGAGCGGGGGTCCCGGCAGTCGTCCGCCGCCGAACTCGCACTGGCGCGGCGGCTGCGCGACGCCGTCCGCCGCCTCGCCGCGCAGGTCACCGCCGACGACCGGCAGTCCCCCACGGTGGACGTCGACACCGCCCTCAGCGACCTGAACGACCTCGTGACCCACCTGCCAGTCCCCCAGCTGACCTTCGCGGACGGGAAACTGCGGGAGACTTCCTCGCGCGGCGCCTCGCCGGTGGTCACGGGATTAGCCCGCGTGGCAAGGGAATCGATCGCGCTTCTCGGCGGACCGGAAGCGACGAAACTGCAGGCCTGTTACGCGCCGGGCTGCGTGCTCTACTTCATGAAGACGCATCCCCGCCGCGAATGGTGCTCCGTCGCCTGCGGCAACCGAGCGCGCGCCGCACGGCATTACGAGAAGATCCGCTCGACGCGCTGA
- a CDS encoding pyridoxamine 5'-phosphate oxidase family protein, which produces MSPTVQQAFHAGELAVQREAGVEQAAARLSKMAEPAGISPGMAGFLAERTLLVLTGRDAGGRLWTSPVTGPPGFLEAESATTLAIRRAIPEGDPLHGLPSGQLVGMTSIEFATRRRVRINGYLAAVAEDHLVVEIQQAYGNCPQYIQQRVLSEEAEPATPGHERAELSLGDTELIRGADTFFLGTINPDHGADASHRGGAPGFVRVDGNALWWPDYPGNNLFNSLGNIAANPEAALLFFDFETGRLLQVSGTAAIEWGEAGRSGDDGYTGRIVRLEVRRVVSGRAVARQVAHRPYPRNPQLVN; this is translated from the coding sequence ATGAGCCCGACGGTCCAGCAGGCTTTCCACGCTGGCGAGTTGGCTGTCCAACGCGAGGCGGGAGTCGAACAGGCGGCCGCACGCCTGTCCAAAATGGCCGAGCCGGCCGGGATTTCCCCGGGAATGGCGGGCTTTCTCGCCGAACGGACGCTTCTTGTCCTGACCGGACGCGACGCCGGCGGGCGGCTGTGGACGTCGCCGGTCACCGGTCCGCCCGGGTTCCTGGAAGCCGAGTCGGCGACCACGCTCGCCATCCGCCGGGCGATCCCGGAGGGCGATCCGCTGCACGGGCTCCCCAGCGGGCAGCTCGTCGGCATGACCAGCATCGAGTTCGCGACCCGCCGCCGGGTCCGGATCAACGGTTACCTCGCCGCGGTCGCCGAAGACCACCTGGTTGTCGAAATCCAACAGGCGTACGGCAATTGCCCGCAGTACATCCAGCAGCGCGTGCTGTCCGAAGAAGCCGAGCCCGCTACACCGGGGCACGAGCGCGCGGAGCTGAGCCTCGGGGACACCGAGCTGATCCGCGGAGCCGACACGTTCTTCCTCGGCACCATCAACCCGGACCACGGCGCGGACGCGTCCCATCGCGGCGGCGCGCCCGGCTTCGTCCGCGTCGACGGAAATGCCTTGTGGTGGCCCGATTATCCCGGCAACAACCTGTTCAACAGCCTCGGCAACATCGCCGCGAATCCGGAAGCCGCGCTGCTCTTCTTCGACTTCGAAACCGGTCGCCTCCTGCAGGTATCGGGCACCGCCGCGATCGAATGGGGCGAAGCGGGCCGTTCCGGCGACGACGGATACACCGGCCGGATCGTCCGGCTCGAAGTGCGGCGCGTCGTTTCCGGCCGGGCGGTGGCGCGACAGGTCGCGCACCGGCCGTATCCGCGCAATCCCCAGCTCGTCAACTGA